AATGCCGCGATAAACAAACTGTAAACAGGCAGACGAGCTGAGCAACTCATAAAGGGTGAAATTAAAGTTGTGATTAGCCGTTCATTATTTTGCTCGATAGTCCTAGCAGCCATGATTCCAGGAACGTTACATCCAAAACCAATTAATAAAGGAATAAAAGCTTTGCCATTTAAGCCCACACTTTCCATTAAACGATCCATTACAAGCGCTGCTCGTGACATATAACCAGAGTCTTCTAAAAACGAAATGCAAGCAAAGAGGACAAAAATTTGTGGAATAAAGACTAAAACGCCACCAACTCCAGCAATTAATCCATCAACAATTAAAGAATGAATAAAAGGGGCAACTCCTAAATAAGTTAGGATTCCATCTATCCCTTCTGAAATGGGACCACTTAAAAGTGTATCTAAGAAATCGGAGAGAGGACCGCCAACCCAATCAAAGGTCAACTTGAACATAAAAAAGAAAATAGTTAAGAACAATGGAATCCCTAAAAATGGGTGAGTTGTTATTTTGTCAATTCTTTGTGTTAGTTTTGTGATTTTTTGATTGGCTTCTTTCGTAATTGCTTTATTCAAAGTTTCTTCAATAAATAGTAGTTTGACAGAATAAATAGCATCCTCAGCATCTTTGTATGCTGTTTTCTCTGAAGCTTTCTGCTTTAAGTTGTCTAACAAAGTAAAGTTATTTGCGTGGATAAATTCGTCAATCATTTTATTTCCAGCAAAAAACTGAATCATAAACCACCTAGAAATTTCAGGGTTAAACTGATAGTGTTGACTTAAAATATCTTGTCCATTTTTGATTAATCCCTCTATAACTGGTCCATAATCAAGAAAAAAAGAGTTGTTTTTTAATGGTTGGTTTTCATGTTCTAACAGCTCTTGACGTACTTCAGGTAATCCTTGATTTGTTCTCGCATCGGATGCCAAAACTTTTGTTTGTAAGGCGTGTTCGAGTAGTTTAAGGTCTAACTCTACCCCTTGCTTTTTGACAATATCCATCATATTTAGAATAAGGGTTACAGGTTTTCCAT
This Carnobacterium maltaromaticum DSM 20342 DNA region includes the following protein-coding sequences:
- the feoB gene encoding ferrous iron transport protein B, with the translated sequence MKIALLGNPNTGKTTVFNHLTDSYAYVGNWNGVTVEKKIGKIQNSKIKIVDLPGVYSLNPLTKDESVATSFLLKESFSEILNIANAAQLKRNLLLTIELLEYGKPVTLILNMMDIVKKQGVELDLKLLEHALQTKVLASDARTNQGLPEVRQELLEHENQPLKNNSFFLDYGPVIEGLIKNGQDILSQHYQFNPEISRWFMIQFFAGNKMIDEFIHANNFTLLDNLKQKASEKTAYKDAEDAIYSVKLLFIEETLNKAITKEANQKITKLTQRIDKITTHPFLGIPLFLTIFFFMFKLTFDWVGGPLSDFLDTLLSGPISEGIDGILTYLGVAPFIHSLIVDGLIAGVGGVLVFIPQIFVLFACISFLEDSGYMSRAALVMDRLMESVGLNGKAFIPLLIGFGCNVPGIMAARTIEQNNERLITTLISPFMSCSARLPVYSLFIAAFFDEHRALIVLSLYLLGIFVAILLAKVYSLIFKTKDSSVFIVDLPEYNLPKLNVLWHSTWDKGKGFVKKAGTVIFCGTVIIWLLSYTGPTGIAPSIDTSFMAVIGHSLVPFFAPLGFASWQAISAIMAGVLAKEVVGSTMIILFHVSGETALISELSSVFTPLAAYSFLVFVLLYIPCFAVLGAIKAETGSYKWAVYSAFSSLGIAYLFSFLVYQIGLLFS